The DNA region TATTCGTCATAAACGGCGCGGGCATGGAATCGTTTATGGATAAAGTTGTGAGCCAATTGCCCGACCTGAGAACTGTCGATGCCTGTAAAGGGATACCACTCATAAAAGGCGAGGGAGATGAAGGAGACAACCCTCACGTATGGGTGAGCATATCCGATGCCATACGGCAGGTGAAAAACATCGGACTGCAACTGGCGGCGCTAGACCCGGACCATGCCGCGCAGTACTACGCCAACACCAGCGCCTATGTGAATAAGCTTGAGGCGCTCCGCGACAAAATGCATCAGGTCCTTGACGGCGCTAAGAAGCGGGACATTATTACGTTTCATGAAGCCTTCCCCTACTTTGCCCGGGAATTCAACCTTAACATCGCGGCGGTGATTGAAAGAGAGCCCGGTTCCGAGCCAAACGCCGCCGAGTTGGCGGACACCATCGAAACCGTTAAGAGAGCTAAAATCACGGCGCTCTTCGCCGAACCGCAGTATCCGGTAAAAGCCGCCGAAACCATCGCCGGTGAAACAGGGGCGAAGGTATACACCCTGGATCCGGTGGTGACGGGTCCGATGGAACCGGACGCCTATTTAAGAATAATGGAATCCAACATGAAAACGTTGGAAAAGGCGTTAAAATAGGATGTTTTATACCGGTATAATTCGAAAACTGGAAAGAAAATCTTGCGGCTTGTGCTGCACAAAGCTGAAAAACTTCGGGGTTAATATCGGTAAGACAGAGATTTTACACGATATCGATCTCCACATTCACTGCGGTGAGCTGACGGTACTGACCGGCCCAAACGGAGCAGGTAAGACAACGCTTCTTAAAGCGATCCTGGGGGAAATCCGCCATACGGGTGAACTGTCTTTCCTTGATGCCGGGAATTGCCCGAGGAAGCCCGTCGTCGGTTATGTCCCTCAAAAACTGGACTTTGATCCCGGTTCGCCGATCAGCGTGTTGGATTTGTTCGCATCCTGTTCGTCATCCCGGCCGGCTTGTATTGGTCATTCCCGGCGCCTTCGGGAACACGCCTCAGTCAGCTTGGCCAGCGTGCAGGCGGACCGCCTGTTGGAAAGGCGCCTGGGAGATTTATCGGGAGGGGAGCTTCAAAGGGTTCTACTCGCTATGGCTGTCGGCCCTAATCCTGACCTGCTTTTGCTGGATGAACCGGTTTCCGGCATCGATGTGCAAGGCAGAAGAGTCTTTTATGATCTGGTTTCAAGTCTGCGCCGGCAATATGACCTGTCCATCATATTGGTTTCCCACGATTGGGCGTTGATGTCGCGCTACGCGGACCGCATTGTTCTCCTGGACCGGACAGTACGGTACTGCGGTATGCCGCAAGAATTTCTTTCTAATGAAAAGATATTGAGGGCGTACGGACCGGCGATGGAGGAAGAACCCAGCCAAATCCTTGTGAAACCGCAAATAATTCATCGGAGCAAAGGTGTGCGTAAATAATGGAAATATGGTACGCCTTTATAGACCACGTATTACCATTCGAGTGGGCCCGGTACACCTTCATGAAAAACGCTCTTCTGGCGGTACTTCTGGTCGGCCCGATGTTTGCCGTCATGGGAACGAT from Bacillota bacterium includes:
- a CDS encoding metal ABC transporter ATP-binding protein produces the protein MFYTGIIRKLERKSCGLCCTKLKNFGVNIGKTEILHDIDLHIHCGELTVLTGPNGAGKTTLLKAILGEIRHTGELSFLDAGNCPRKPVVGYVPQKLDFDPGSPISVLDLFASCSSSRPACIGHSRRLREHASVSLASVQADRLLERRLGDLSGGELQRVLLAMAVGPNPDLLLLDEPVSGIDVQGRRVFYDLVSSLRRQYDLSIILVSHDWALMSRYADRIVLLDRTVRYCGMPQEFLSNEKILRAYGPAMEEEPSQILVKPQIIHRSKGVRK
- a CDS encoding zinc ABC transporter substrate-binding protein; the protein is MRKTATLLTSAALLAAMAVFLTGCRGQTTAAPERPTAGKAFTIATSFYPMYIDVINIVKDVPGVKVVNMTPPMTGCLHDYQLKPDDLKTLTEARIFVINGAGMESFMDKVVSQLPDLRTVDACKGIPLIKGEGDEGDNPHVWVSISDAIRQVKNIGLQLAALDPDHAAQYYANTSAYVNKLEALRDKMHQVLDGAKKRDIITFHEAFPYFAREFNLNIAAVIEREPGSEPNAAELADTIETVKRAKITALFAEPQYPVKAAETIAGETGAKVYTLDPVVTGPMEPDAYLRIMESNMKTLEKALK